A section of the Clostridium omnivorum genome encodes:
- a CDS encoding DUF3237 domain-containing protein, with translation MQLEADLVLELDVEVGEVQEVGKTPEGFLRLIPITGGTFKGINIKGKVISGGYDWNIALNDNEAHVFAKYALQTDDGVYISVENEGYLDSRTQDSVIKTNPRFQVADGKYDWLRSGVFVGSLEAAKNEKPGICIKIYMMK, from the coding sequence ATGCAATTAGAAGCGGATTTAGTTCTAGAATTAGATGTAGAGGTTGGAGAAGTTCAGGAAGTTGGTAAAACTCCAGAGGGTTTTTTGAGACTTATTCCAATTACAGGGGGAACCTTTAAAGGAATAAATATAAAAGGAAAAGTAATATCCGGAGGTTATGATTGGAATATAGCCTTAAACGATAACGAGGCACATGTATTTGCAAAATATGCTCTACAGACAGATGATGGTGTTTATATTTCTGTTGAAAATGAAGGATACTTAGATTCTAGAACACAAGATAGCGTTATAAAGACAAATCCTCGCTTTCAGGTAGCTGATGGTAAATATGACTGGCTAAGAAGCGGAGTTTTTGTTGGAAGCTTGGAGGCTGCAAAAAATGAGAAACCTGGTATATGTATAAAGATTTATATGATGAAATAG
- a CDS encoding alpha/beta hydrolase, translating into MAFLQVNFFSKALKRLVTFNALVPIDTFEIPGQEKIDRGPMKSIYLLHGYSGNHMDWVCGSKIQELSLIHNIAVFMPSGENNFYIDDVDKGALYAEYVGNELVKFTREMFPISDKREDTIIGGLSMGGYGAIRNGLKYSHNFSRIIALSSALITHNIAGIPVDFKDPIADYKYYRSVFGDLNELFGSDKDPEALITNLKKENAAIPQIYMACGTEDFLLKENRSYHDFLTSEDVKHTYVEGPGVHDWNFWNEYIEKAVLWALK; encoded by the coding sequence ATGGCTTTTTTACAAGTGAATTTCTTTTCAAAAGCATTAAAAAGACTTGTTACTTTTAATGCTCTTGTACCAATAGATACTTTTGAGATACCAGGTCAGGAGAAGATTGATAGAGGACCTATGAAGTCCATTTACCTTTTGCATGGCTACTCAGGAAATCATATGGACTGGGTTTGTGGCTCTAAAATTCAAGAATTATCACTAATTCATAATATAGCAGTATTTATGCCTTCAGGGGAAAACAACTTTTATATAGATGATGTTGATAAGGGAGCATTATATGCTGAATATGTTGGAAATGAGTTAGTTAAGTTTACACGAGAGATGTTCCCAATTTCAGATAAGAGAGAAGATACAATTATAGGTGGATTGTCTATGGGAGGATATGGCGCAATAAGAAATGGATTAAAGTACTCTCATAACTTTAGCCGTATTATAGCGTTATCTTCTGCTCTCATAACTCACAATATTGCTGGAATTCCTGTTGATTTTAAGGATCCAATTGCTGACTATAAATATTATAGAAGTGTTTTTGGAGATTTGAACGAGCTTTTTGGAAGTGACAAAGACCCTGAGGCACTAATTACTAACTTAAAGAAAGAAAATGCAGCTATACCTCAAATATATATGGCTTGTGGAACAGAAGACTTTTTATTGAAAGAAAATCGAAGCTATCATGATTTCCTTACTTCAGAAGATGTAAAACATACTTATGTAGAAGGACCCGGGGTTCATGATTGGAACTTCTGGAATGAGTATATAGAAAAAGCAGTTCTTTGGGCACTAAAATAA
- a CDS encoding polysaccharide deacetylase family protein, whose protein sequence is MVKIIKLFHGGNKKAFTLSYDDGITQDKKLVDIFNKYKLKATFNLNSGLQGEEGSFVINDLLIKRMNREEITHLYDGHEIAIHGLNHLSLIDIPKELMVKEVLEDKINHESMYGYPIRGMAYPYGTYNETVFQVLEALGVEYSRTVNNHREFRLPSNFLEWNPTAHHNDPDLMELAKRFVQGESLGMELFYLWGHSYEFDLDNNWNVIEELCEHISNKDNIWYATNIQIVDYLNAVHSLKFSADFTSVFNPTAISTWIELSGTKIEIKPGETKKL, encoded by the coding sequence ATGGTTAAAATAATTAAGCTTTTTCATGGTGGAAATAAAAAGGCTTTTACATTAAGCTATGATGATGGAATTACTCAAGATAAGAAACTTGTTGATATATTTAATAAATATAAACTAAAAGCTACCTTTAACTTAAATTCGGGACTCCAAGGAGAGGAAGGTTCTTTTGTTATAAATGATTTACTAATAAAAAGGATGAATAGAGAAGAGATAACTCATTTATATGATGGACATGAAATTGCAATTCATGGTTTAAACCATCTTTCATTAATTGATATACCTAAGGAACTTATGGTTAAAGAAGTTCTAGAGGATAAGATAAATCATGAAAGTATGTATGGATATCCTATTAGAGGAATGGCTTATCCTTATGGTACTTATAATGAAACTGTTTTTCAGGTGTTAGAAGCTCTTGGAGTAGAATATTCAAGAACAGTAAATAACCATAGGGAATTTAGGTTACCTTCAAATTTTCTAGAATGGAATCCTACAGCTCATCATAATGATCCTGATTTAATGGAGTTAGCTAAGAGATTTGTTCAAGGTGAATCCTTAGGGATGGAGCTTTTCTATTTATGGGGCCACAGCTATGAATTTGACTTGGACAATAATTGGAACGTGATAGAAGAGCTATGTGAGCATATAAGTAATAAAGATAATATTTGGTATGCAACAAATATACAGATAGTAGATTATCTAAATGCTGTACACAGCTTGAAATTTTCTGCGGATTTTACTTCTGTATTTAATCCAACAGCAATCTCAACATGGATAGAGCTTAGCGGAACGAAAATAGAGATAAAACCAGGGGAAACTAAAAAATTATAA